The Deltaproteobacteria bacterium nucleotide sequence TCACATCGCAGAGGCCCGGAGCCTCTTGCGAATGGGCGACGCGGCCACATCCATCGAGGTGGCCATAAAAGACCCTGGCCGGGCCAAGGAGGCGGCTGGCGAAATCTCTGGCGCCCTGCCCGGCTTTCCCTACCACGCCGAAGACTGGATGAGCCGCTACGGCCCCCTGTGGGAGGCCCTGGCTTTGGAAAAGCTGGCCATGTTCGTGATCCTCCTGTTCATCGTGCTGGTGGCGGCCTTCAACATAGCAGGCACCCTCATCATGATGGTGATGGAAAAGCGCCGGGACATAGCGATACTCAAAGCCATGGGGGCCACCGGAAGAAGCATCCTTTCCATCTTCGTGATGAACGGCATGACCATAGGTGCGGTGGGAACCGCCATCGGCGTGAGTTCCGGCCTTATCCTGTGTTTCCTGCAGGAAAGATACCAGATAGTGAGCCTGGACGCCAAGGTCTACCCCTTCGGGGCGCTTCCCGTGGCGGTGGAATTCTGGGACGTGGCGGCAATCGCGGGCGCGGCCATGGTAATCGTGTTCGCGGCCACCCTTTACCCCGCCTGGCAGGCGGCAAGGCTGGAGCCGGTGGAGACCATCCGGTACAGCTGATTTCATCGGGGAAAAACGTGACCGAAGAAGAGACAGGCAGCCAGGGCGGCGGCGGAGCGGTTCCGCGCATGAAGGCCCTTGGGCTCTCCAAGGTGTTCAATTCCAAGGAAGAGCCCATCCGCATCCTGTCGGACCTCGACCTCACGGTGGAGGCCGGGGACTCCGTGGCCGTGGTGGGGGCTTCGGGCATAGGCAAGAGCACACTGCTTCACGTCCTGGGTGCGCTCGACAGGCCGGATTCCGGCAAGCTCTTCGTGGACGGCGAAGACGTTTTCAGCCTCCCCGATAAGGCCCTGGCCCGGTTCAGAAACAGGGCGGTGGGCTTCGTTTTCCAGTTCCATCATCTTCTGCCCGAATTCACGGCACTGGAAAACACCGCCATTCCCCTCATGATATCGGGTGTCGGCAAAAAGGCCGCCAAGGACAGGGCAAAGGAAGTGCTGGACCGGGTGGGCCTGGGCCACCGCCTGGGCCACAGGGTTTCCGAGCTTTCGGGCGGAGAGCAGCAGAGGGTGGCCCTGGCCAGGGCGCTGGTGGGCGATCCGGGCCTTCTTCTGGCCGACGAGCCCACGGGAAACCTGGACGAAAAAACCGCAGGGAAGATTCACGAGCTTCTGGTTTCGCTCAATGAAAACCTTGGCATGACCCTTATCGCGGTTACGCACAACCCGGCCTTTGCCGCCCTCATGCGCCGCCGGGTCACCCTTTCGGAGGGCCGCATCGCGGAATTGTGAGAATCTTCATGGTTCTTTGGGGCCTTGGGGAATTTTGATACAATATTAGAGGCTGTTTCCAAAAAAACTTTTGCATTCGGTTGCGCCTTCATCCCCTCCGACTGTGTTGCGCTCCTTGCGGAATACGTTAAGTATTCCTCAGTCGCGCGCCTTGTCGGCGGGGCGAATTCGCAACCTCGGTGCCACAAATTTTTTTCGGAAACAGCCCCTAAGCGGAGCATGGTTCTTTTCCAAATTTTCAAGGGAATCTGGCCGGGGTGAGAAATACGACACTCCTCCTTCTCCAACGTTTTCAGGAGTCCAAAAAATGGAACTAAACCCTGCTCCCCGTAATAGGTTGATGTAAGGCCCAAGTTCGTATACACCATGCCCGATGCCCGTGACTTTACGGGGAAACCCGGCAGGCGGCGGTGGAAAACCAAGGATCGAGACGCTTAACAAGGGGTTTTGCGATGAAAAGACATTTGACGGGTCTGGTCCTTTTTCTGACAACGGTCCTGTGCGCCGCGCCCGCGCTGGCGGAAGAGCCGGTGAAGGTGGTGGTGTTTCCGTTTTCGGTGTACTCGGCGGAGCCCCTGCCCCAGCTTCCGGCCGTCATCGCTGAAAACCTGAAAAGCGGCATGGCCAGGGAGGGGGCGGCGGCAACGGTGGCCGACAAGGCGCTTCCCGAAGGCCCGCTATCCGCCAGGACCGTGGCCGAACAGGCCCCAGGAGCCGATTACGGCGTATGGGGCAGCTTTTCCAGGGTGGGCGACCGCTACAGCCTGGACGTCACCGTCATGCCCCTTTCCGGCGCAGAGCCCCCTTGGTCGGTCTATACCGAAGGCGTGGGCATGGACAGCCTCTCCGGCAAGGTCGGCGAACTTGCCGCAAGCATATCAAACCGGGTCCTTGGCATCAGAAAGGTGGCCCGCGTGGTCATCGCGGGCAGCAAGCGCGTGGAGCCCGAAGCCATCCAGAGGGCCATAAAGACCAAGGCCGGGGAAACTTACCGGGAATCCGTGCTCTCCGAGGACATAAGCTCCATCTTCGGCATGGGGTATTTCGAGGACGTTATGGTGGAGGCCGACGAGGCCCCGGAAGGAATAGTGGTCACCTTCACCGTGGTGACCAGGGCCACAGTGCGCCGGGTGAGTGTATCCGGCTACAGGGTTCTGGACCGCGAGGAGGTCGAACAGGCCCTGGACATCAGCCGGGGCTCCATTTTGAACCAGGCCCGCATCGAACAGAACATGGGCAAAATTCGGGCGCTCTACCGGGCCAAGAACTATCTCAATGCGGACATCACCTACAAGATCATCCCTTTTGAAAACGACGAGGCCGACCTTGAATTCATAATATCAGAGGGCGACAAGGCCTATATCCGGGAAATCCGGTTCACGGGAGCCAAGGCCTTTTCGGAGAAAAAGCTTAAGGGCCTTTTGAAGACCAAGGAAAAAGGCTTCTTTTCATGGATGACATCGTCCGGCTCCCTCGATCCCGACGATCTTAAAATGGACGCAGCCCGGCTCACCGCCTTCTACCACAACAACGGCTACGTGACCGCCAAGGTGGCCGACCCGGTTCAGACGGTCAAGGGCTCGTCCATCGAAATCAGCTTCAAGATAGTGGAAGGCGAGCAGTACCGGGTGGGCACGGTGGACATTTCGGGCGACCTTATAGCGCCTGCGCCCGAACTCATGAAAAAGATAAAAATAGGCAGGGAGAAGGTTTACAACGCGGAAATCCTGCGGGCCGACATACTTGTCCTTTCCGACATGTATTCCGACGCGGGCTATGCCTATGCCGACGTTTCGCCCGTCACCTCCCTGGATCACGAAAAGCGCATAGTAAACATCAGCTACGCCATAACCAAGGGGCATCAGGTCACCTTCGAGGAAATCCGCATCACGGGCAACACCAAGACCCGCGACAGCGTCATACGCCGGGAGCTTGCGGTCCAGGAAAAGGGGCTCTACAGCGGCACGGCCTTGAAGAGGGGGCTTTCCAACATCTCCAGGCTGGATTATTTCGCGGACCTCAAGGTCGATACGGCCATGGGAAGCTCCGACGACAAGATGATCCTTTCCCTTGGGGTGGAGGAAAAACCCACCGGCACCTTCAGCTTCGGCGGCGGCTATTCCAGCGCGGACAACGCCTTTTTCATGACCTCCATAGGCCAGAGAAACCTCTTCGGGCGCGGCCACACCTTAAACCTCCAGGCCCGGATAGGAGGCAGCTCCACCCTCTACAACCTGGCCTTCACCGAGCCCTATTTCATGGGAACCAGGCTTTCCACGGGGATCGACCTTTACCGCTGGGAAAAGGAATACGACGACTACACCAAGCTGTCCAACGGCGGACGCCTCCGCTTCGGCTACAAGCTGACCGACAACTGGCGCATAGGATGGTCCTACGGCTACGAACTGGCCGACATCAGCGAGCTGACCGAGTACGCGGCGGCCTCCATTGTCCAGATGGAGGGAGAGAACGCCGAGAGCCTGGTGTCGTTCAACCTTTCCTACGATTCGCGCAACCGCTTCTTCAACCCCACCAAGGGCAACTACGAGCGCTTCACGGTTGACTACGCGGGCGGCTTTCTGGGCGGCGACATAGCCTATACCAAGTACACACTGGAAGGCGGGGTCTACATCCCGCTCATAGGCGACCTTGTGGGCTTCGCCCACGCCGAGGGCGGCTACATAAGGGAAAATTCCGACGGAATACTTCCCATCTACGAGCGATTCTACCTGGGCGGCATCAACTCCCTTCGCGGCTACTACTGGGACGAGCTGAGCCCGCTGGATTCCACCGGGGCCGAGATAGGCGGCAACAAGTACGTGCAGGCCAACCTGGAGCTTCTGTATCCCATAATCAAGCAGGTCGGCCTCGTGGGCGTACTTTTCTTCGATACAGGCGACGTTTACGACAACGAGGAGGACATAGACCTCGGAGACCTTTACCAGTCCTGGGGCCTGGGCGTAAGATGGTACTCGCCCATGGGGCCCATAAGGCTGGAGCGCGGCTTTCCCATCAACCCGCCTGACGGGGTGTCCACCGAGGGACGCTGGGAATTCACGATGGGCACGGCTTTCTGATGCAGGTTTAGAGGTGGGATCAGGGGATGTTTAAGCATCTTTCGGACTTCAATTTGATGTCGAAGCGGGCCGGGGCCTTTTCCCGGAACGCAAAGCGACTTTTCGGACAAATCATGAAAGGGATGGAATAATGTTTAAGAAAACATCAATCTTCATCTTCCTGGCGGCCATGCTGGTCGCCGGAAGCTCACCCGCCATGGCGGAAAAAATTGGAGTTGTCGACATGCAGCGGGTTCTCAACATGTCCAATGCGGGCAAAAACGCTTCCGCCACCTTGAACGCCAAGGGCGAGGCCATGGAAAAGACCCTCACTGCCAAGCGCAACGATTTCGAGGAAGAGCGCAAGGGCTTCGAGAAAAAGGCCGCCATGATGTCCGCCGAGGCCCGCGAGGACAAGCAGCGCGAGCTTCGCATCAAATACACCGACCTTAGGGACCTTGAAAGAAAGTACGCCGAGGAGCTTAAGCGCCTGGAGTCGAGCCTTCGTGAAGGCATCCTGAATGAAGTCATCGAAATGATGGAGGAAATCGGCAAAAAGGAAGGCTACTTCCTCATCATGGACAAGATGGAGGCGGGCGTGGTCTTTTCCCAGCCCTCCCT carries:
- a CDS encoding ABC transporter ATP-binding protein → MKALGLSKVFNSKEEPIRILSDLDLTVEAGDSVAVVGASGIGKSTLLHVLGALDRPDSGKLFVDGEDVFSLPDKALARFRNRAVGFVFQFHHLLPEFTALENTAIPLMISGVGKKAAKDRAKEVLDRVGLGHRLGHRVSELSGGEQQRVALARALVGDPGLLLADEPTGNLDEKTAGKIHELLVSLNENLGMTLIAVTHNPAFAALMRRRVTLSEGRIAEL
- the bamA gene encoding outer membrane protein assembly factor BamA; translated protein: MKRHLTGLVLFLTTVLCAAPALAEEPVKVVVFPFSVYSAEPLPQLPAVIAENLKSGMAREGAAATVADKALPEGPLSARTVAEQAPGADYGVWGSFSRVGDRYSLDVTVMPLSGAEPPWSVYTEGVGMDSLSGKVGELAASISNRVLGIRKVARVVIAGSKRVEPEAIQRAIKTKAGETYRESVLSEDISSIFGMGYFEDVMVEADEAPEGIVVTFTVVTRATVRRVSVSGYRVLDREEVEQALDISRGSILNQARIEQNMGKIRALYRAKNYLNADITYKIIPFENDEADLEFIISEGDKAYIREIRFTGAKAFSEKKLKGLLKTKEKGFFSWMTSSGSLDPDDLKMDAARLTAFYHNNGYVTAKVADPVQTVKGSSIEISFKIVEGEQYRVGTVDISGDLIAPAPELMKKIKIGREKVYNAEILRADILVLSDMYSDAGYAYADVSPVTSLDHEKRIVNISYAITKGHQVTFEEIRITGNTKTRDSVIRRELAVQEKGLYSGTALKRGLSNISRLDYFADLKVDTAMGSSDDKMILSLGVEEKPTGTFSFGGGYSSADNAFFMTSIGQRNLFGRGHTLNLQARIGGSSTLYNLAFTEPYFMGTRLSTGIDLYRWEKEYDDYTKLSNGGRLRFGYKLTDNWRIGWSYGYELADISELTEYAAASIVQMEGENAESLVSFNLSYDSRNRFFNPTKGNYERFTVDYAGGFLGGDIAYTKYTLEGGVYIPLIGDLVGFAHAEGGYIRENSDGILPIYERFYLGGINSLRGYYWDELSPLDSTGAEIGGNKYVQANLELLYPIIKQVGLVGVLFFDTGDVYDNEEDIDLGDLYQSWGLGVRWYSPMGPIRLERGFPINPPDGVSTEGRWEFTMGTAF
- a CDS encoding OmpH family outer membrane protein; the protein is MFKKTSIFIFLAAMLVAGSSPAMAEKIGVVDMQRVLNMSNAGKNASATLNAKGEAMEKTLTAKRNDFEEERKGFEKKAAMMSAEAREDKQRELRIKYTDLRDLERKYAEELKRLESSLREGILNEVIEMMEEIGKKEGYFLIMDKMEAGVVFSQPSLDLTDRVIRDFNARWKPRAAAAKPAAKPAAKPVAKPVANK